The following is a genomic window from Amycolatopsis australiensis.
GTACCCGCACGAATGTTCAGGCGGCCAGCGGCAGCGGGTGGCGATCGCGCGCGGGCTGATGCTGCGGCCCGAGGTGGTGATCGCCGACGAGATCACCAGTGCACTCGACGTCTCCGTCCAGGCCGGGATCCTCGACCTGATCGCCCGCCTGCGCGCCGAGCTCGGGCTGACCATGCTGTTCATCTCGCACAACCTCGCCGTCGTGCGGCAGGTGAGTGACGAAGTGGTCGTGCTCTACCACGGCGAAGTCGTGGAACAGGGACCGGCCGCGCAGCTCTACGCCGCGCCGTCGCACGCCTACACGCGCAAACTGCTGGACTCGGTGCCGGGCGCGCCCGGCTTCGACATCGAACCACTGGACATCGAGGCGGGGACCGACCTCGCGGAACGGAGTGCGCGATGACGCGGACCGTCTTCACCGGAGCGACCCTCATCGACGGCGGTTCGGACGCCGCGGTGCCGGACGCGGCGGTCGTGGTCGAGGACGGCGTGTTCACCTACGCCGGCCCGGCGGCGGCCCGCCCGTCCGTTCCGGACGAGCGGGTCGTCGACCTGAGTGGCCGCACCGTGCTGCCGGGCTTCTTCGACTGCCACGTCCACTTCCTGATGGACAGCAACGCCGACTTCCGCGGCAAGATGCTCACCAACCGGCCGGTCGTCAACGTCTTCGAGCGGGCCCGGCGCATGCGCGACACGCTGCACGCGGGGGTGACGACCGCCCGGGATCTCGGCGGAATCGAGGCAGGCTACCGGGACGCGGTGGAGCAGGGACTCATCGACGGCCCTCGGCTGCACGTCGCGCTGCGGTTGATGAGCCACACCGGAGGGCACGCCGACTTCCGGCTGCCGAGCGGGTTCGACCCGTCGCGATTGCTGGGGCCGTTCAGCGAGATCGTGGACAACCCGGACGAGGTGCGCGCCGCTGCGCGCAGGCTGATGGCCGAAGGCGCGGACGTGATCAAGGTGTGCGCGACCGGCGGGGTCAACAGCCCGAGCGACCAGCCGGAAGACGAGGGCCTGACCGTCGAGGAAATCGCGGCGATCGCCGACGAGGTCCGGCGGCACCGCGGGCGGCCGATCGCGGCTCACGCCCAAGGCGCGCAGGGGATCAAGAACGCCCTTCGCGGCGGCGTGACGAGCATCGAACACGGCTACCTGATCGACGACGAAGGTATCGATCTGATGCTCGAGCGAGGGGCTTACCTGGTCCCGACGCTTTCCACGTTCGACATTGACCCGGCGGCGTACACGCCTGCCGCATACGCCAAGAAACAGCGGCTCGCCGAAACGGCGATGGCCCGGTTGAGCGAGGCAGTGCGCCGCGGCGTCAAGGTGGCGCTCGGCACGGACTCGGGAGTCGGCCCGCACGGCCGGAACCTCCGGGAGCTCGCGCACCTGGTCAAGCTCGGGATGTCGCCGTCGGAGGCGATCCGCGCCGGCACGGTCAACGCCGCCGGGCTGCTGGGCGTCGAGGACCGGCTGGGCAGCATCTCCGCCGGGAAGATCGCGGACTTCGTGGTGTGCGAGGGCGATCCGCTCGCGGACATCGAGGTCCTCGGAGATCCGCGCGCCGTCTCCTTGGTCGTGCAGGGCGGTGCGGTGAAGAAGGGGTCGCTGGAGCAGTTCGGTTTCGCGGTCCGCTGACTGAACCTCGGCGTTGGATGACATCGCCGTGGCCTGCGGGCGGCAGCACTCGCCAGCGGCACGACATCGTCCGCCGTGGCGCCGAGTCTGATGCGGTAGTGCCGGAGCAGGTACCTCTGCCGGACGTGGAAGATCATTAAGTTCGCCTCCCGAGATCACTGGCGGTGCGTGGCCGAGCCGAGCGATCGTCGCCGGCAGTTATAAGCCGGGGATCCTGCGAACAAAGCGCCCCGCGACGGCCAGTTGTCCCACCTGGCAGGAGGAGTAGTGTTCGGGCGACGCACCGGGCCGTTGTCGGTGTTCACCGTGATGCCTGGCCAGGCGTGCGGGCAGGTACGACATCGCCGCGCCGATGGGGTCCGCGGTGCACTCGACCTTGGACAGCAGCGTGACGTTGCGTTCCTTGTCCGGGTGATCGGGGTAGGTGACCGGCCACTGCTGCAAAAGCTCCCATTGTCAGTGCACGGCGACCCGACCGCGATGACAGGGCGGCCACCCCTGCTTCGGGCGTACCGGGCGACCGATGCCGGCGGAGCCGTCACCGCCGACGAGTAGCCGACCGGATCCGCGCCCAGCTCGGCGGCGGCCGACCGCTCCAGGACCTCCCGCGCGGCCGGGAAGTCCCGCGGCCCGTCTTGCGTGGCCGGTATGGCACGGACATCGTCGTAAAGCAGTTACCTCGGGTTCGACGCCGCCGACCGACACCTGACCGCCGCCACCACCAGTCCAGACCCAGCCCTGGTCGCGACAATCGGCTACACCCGCGACGCGACCAACCGGCTGTGCGCCGCGACGCATCCGCCGGAGATCACCAAACCACTGCGCTCTATGGCTACCGCGGCGGCGGCGACGTCGCCGCGGTAGCCCACGACGCAGACAAACGACTGCTCACCCGCAGCCTGTCCTTGCCCGGCGGCGTCCTGCTGACCCTGACCTACTCCGGCGGGACCGCGCCAGCGAATACGACCACCCCACCATCCGTGGCGACATGCTGCTGACGACCGATAGCACCGGCAAGCAGGCCGGACAGGTGTTCGCCCATGACCCGTACGGCGAGCCGCTGCGCATCGACGGGACGCCGGACACGAACTCCGTCCCTGACAACCAACCTGGCAAGCTCGACTACGGTTGGCTCGGCCAACACCAACGTCCCTACGAGCGCGCTGGCGGCTTGTCGCTGGTGGAAATGGGAGCCCGACATACAGCTCGAGCCTCGGCCGGTTCTTCTCGGTCGACCCCGTTGATGGCGGGACTCCAACGACTACATCTATCCCCAAGACCCGATCAACCAGAGCGACCTCAGCGGGGCCTGCTTCTGGGACGCATGCATCGCTGAAGGCATCGGCACTTTCGAACTGGGTCTGGCGATCGTCGCAGTGCCGGCGCCATCCGCCACAAATCAGTATTCCGACGCCCCAGGCAGTCCCGGGATCGATGTGGCTGGTGATCGTGATCAACCCCCTGATCGCGGTCCTCGTCGCCCTCGCCGCAACCCTCCTGATCAGGCGTCCGTGGGCCCGCGGCCTCGCGGTATCCATGGAGGTGGTGGGCGCCGTGAGCGTGCTGATCAGCGTCCTCACGGGCTACCCCCAAGCCGTGATCGCGATCCTGCCGGCCATCGGCGTGATCGTGCTGGTGACCTCCTGCACTCACCGCCCCACCCGCGCCGCGTGAGGAGATCGGCTCCATGAAAGATCATGCCGTGTCCCGGTTCCGCCTGGTCACTCTCGCGAGCGCCGTCGTCCTGCTTCTCGCCCCCGGAACTCTGTCGTCCCGATCGTCCCCCGCAGCGCGAACGGCCCGGCCCGACGGACGGTCGGAGAATAGCCCCGGTTTCCGGGGCCGACCGCGTCATCTGCACGTGAAGCTGCGAAGCGCCTTGGCCGGCACCCAAGCGCGGCCCAGCGACAAAGAGAACTCCACGGGACTCGAAGTCCTTCGGCGCACCGCCGGAGCGGCGGGCCGTGTGCCCGCCAGGGGCACCGGCGGAGTCAGCGCCCTTGAGAAGTTCCTCCCGCGTGGCCCAGAGTTGGATCCGGCGCGTCTCGCGCGAGTCCTCGAAAGCCGGCCACCGGTCATGAACCGTGGTACTGACGGGCCGGTGCCGTCGAGCGGCGGAGCAATGCGGGTCGCGGTGCGGCGAACAGCTGGTTCCGGTGTGGTTTCGTGCGCCTCGGGGCCGGTCAATGAGCGCGTTTGCAATGCACGGCATCGAGACCCGACGGAAGCCGGCAGCCTTCCGCAGGGAGCACGGACTCCCGCGGTGCCGACCGCGATCCGGTCGGCGACCGCGAGCCGTCAGGCCGTTGCCGCGTCAGGCGGGGCGGCCGGGTGGCGGGCCAGGGAGCCGAGCGCGACGGCGCCCGGGCCGGTGAAGACGAGCAGCAGGAACGCCCAGCAGAACAAGGCGGAGGACTCGCCGTGGTTCTGCAGCGGCAGGAGCCCGTCGGGCTGATGGACCACGAAGTAGGCGTAGGCCATGGAACCGGAGGCGAGAAACGCCGCGCTGCGGGTGAATACGCCTGCCGCGACCAGCAGCCCGCACACCAGCTGGATCACCGCCGCGTACCAGGACGGCCAGGCTCCGGCCGCGACGGTTCCGCCATTCGTGCCGACCGCTCCGCCGAAAACTCCGAAGAGCGAGGCGGCGCCGTGAGCAGCGAAAAGCAGACCGATGACGACGCGGAAGACGCCGAGCGCGACTGGAGCCGCCTTGTCGATGGTCGAACTGGGCACGGGCATGATTACTACTCCTCGTCGAGAAAGTTAGGCAAGGCTCGCCTACCATAGAGAGGTGCCGCAGGACCGTCCAGAGGCTGTGATCCGGGTCAAAGCGGGACGTGCCGGACACTGGATCTTGATCGACCTGCTCGCGATGCCGCTGCGGATGTGCTGGCCTGCAAAAACTCTGAACCACGGGAGTCCAGGCTGGAGACCGCGCGTCGCGGGCAGCGACCTCCGGCTCCCGCGTCCCGGGCCGCGGAGGTCACCGAACCCCCGCGCACCTAGCGGCTGATGCTCGTCGCGCTCGCCCAGCGGGACCTGCGGCAGGAAGCCCACCCCAGCCGCTGACCCTGGCAGCTCGTGGCCGAGGAGCTCGACGAGGTGGACCCGCGACGGACCGCCAAGCGGGTCGAGCACCTCGTCACCGGCGTCTGCCCCTGCTTGGGTGGAATGGTGATCGCGCCGGAGACCGTGAACCGCACCACGCCTCCTCGCCGTTCACCACGACGAGCGCGATCTTGGCGCGGCAGGTGCCGGTTCCGTAGTCGTCGGCAAGCACGCGGACCACGTGCCCGGAGTGCACACTGCGGACCCGTCTTCGTCGGTCAGGGGGCTCGCCGCGGTCGAAGATCACCCGTACGTCACCGTCGCGGCAACCCCGGGTGCATGCGTCCACGGTGACCAGTGAGCGTACCGCGTAGACCGCCAGCCAGACCACGCCGCGCCGCCCGCAGCGAGGCGATCGACAAGCCCGAGCCGACCGATCCCGCGCCGCTGCTTCTTTCGGCCCGCCTGCATCACCGTTGGTCACCATACTGCTCAGGGGGAGACTCAGGAATGGGACGCCTTCGGTGAGGAGGTGCCCGACGATGATGTTCCGCCGAGGATCATCCGAAGCGCGTGCAGAGACGTCTCGTGGTCCCAGCCGGGTGAAGCTGTCGACGGTGTGCCGGGCGCTCTGGGGGAGCACGGCGCCCGGTGCAGGTGGTTGGCCGGTTCGAGTCCGAGTGGGACGACTTGTCGGATCGCCCGAAGCTAGGAGTGGTCCGGGACGATTCCGAACGCGCGGATCTTGCGGTAGATCGTCGCCCGGGACATGCCGAGGTCGGCCGCTGCGTGTTCCTTGTTGCCGCGGTTGGCGGCCAGGCTGCGCACGATCGCGTCGCGCTCGATCGCCTCCAGCTTGGTCAGCTGGCGGCGGGTGAACGTGCGGCACTCGGCGGGCAGGTCCGCCACTTCGATCGTCCCGCTCCGGCGCCGGCGCGCGGCGTCCGCCAGCACCTGGTCCAGCTGCCGGACGTTCCCCGCCCACGGCAGCCGCATGAGCTGGCGCAGGCAGGCGTCCGACACCGTGAGCGGCCGGTTCGCGGTGTGGCGCGCGAGCAGGTGGGGTACCAGCCGCTGCAGGTCGTCGAGCCGGTGGCGCAGCGGCGGGACCTCGACGGTGTGCGCGAAGAACGGCATCAGGCAGCCCTGCACGTCCGAGCCGGCCGACTCGTCGCCGAGGGTGACGACCACCCAGGCCGGGGCCTGGTCCGGCGGCGCGCCCTGCCACCCGGTCAGCAGCGTGGTGAGCCGCTGCAGGCCGTCGCCCGACAGCGTGTCGGCGCGCCGGACGATCACCACCGGCGGTTCGCCGCGGGGCACGTCGTCGGCCAGGTCGTCGGCCCACTCCTCGTAGCCGTCGGCCACCGCGGCGCAGTCCACCAGCACCGGGCGCCGCCGGGTCGCTGCGGGCCGCCCGGCGCCGGGACTGGGCCTGGTTCTTCACGCGGAACACGCCGCCCGCGAGCACGGAGCCGCTGTAGACCGGCCGGTACTCCAGCCGGGCGACGATGCCGGACGGCAGGTCGGCGACCACGGTCGTCGGCTTCGTCGAGCCGACCAAGTCGGCCGTGTGGGTGATGAGCGCGGCCCGGTCGGTCACGTCGTAGAGCTCCTCGGCGTGGCTGTTGACCATCACGACGTCCTGGTTGACGGCCAGGACGGCGCCCGAGCCGCGCCGGCAGGAGGCGAGGTACTCGCGGAACAGGCTGAGCTCGCGGGCGCCGGTGGTGGCGAGCATCGCCTCCTCGATCCGCTTGGCCGTGGTGCGGGCCAGCGTCAGGAGCAGCGGGCCGCAGGCGTCGGCCCACGACGTGAGGTCGAGTACGCCGGCCAGGTTTCCCCTGATCGGGTGGACGATCGGCGCGCCGGCGCACTCGAACTCCGTGAGGCTGCCGTTGAAGTGCTCGAACCCCGACACCAGCACCGACTTCTGGCACTCCAGCGCCGTGCCGATGCCGTTCGTGCCCACGGACTCCTCGGCGTAGCTGTACCCGGGCGCGAGCGAGACCTTGTCGAGTCCCGTGGTCAGGGCCCGGTCCGTGGTCACCCGGCTGACCACGAGACCGTTCGCGTCGGTCAGCAGGATGGCGACGGGGTGGCCGGCCATCTCCTCCGACAGGTTCGCCAGAACGGGTGTCGCGCTGTGGGCCAGCAGGCTGTCTTCGTCGCGGTCGGTGACGTACACCGGGTCCGGCTCCTCCGCGTCGACCCGGTTCGCCAGCGCGCGCCGCCACGACGCGCTGATGACGTCCCGCACGCCCGGCAGCTCGGCCGGGGGCGAGGACAGGAACATCTCCCGCAGGTCACGCATCGGCTGTGGTCCCTGCCGGTCTCGGTGCGTCGTCACCAGCGTCTCCTTCGACGGTCGGTGCCCCGGGCGGGTGGTGGAACGGCCCGTGCCCGCCATGGTCGCGCGGACCGGCGTCCCGCTCGGTCTCACATTGAGACAGAACCCGGGTGCGATGCGCAACACACTCTCCCCGTCAGACGTACGGCCGGGCTGAGAGACCCCGGTTTCGAGGAGGCCGATTTTGAGCAGGCAGAGTCTCACCAAAGCGCACAACAAGATCACCGAGCTGTCGTGGGAGCCGACGTTCGCCACGCCGGCGACCCGGTTCGGGACGGACTACACGTTCGAAAAGGCGCCCAAGAAGGACCCGCTGAAGCAGATCATGCGCTCCTACTTCCCGATGGAGGAGGAGAAGGACAACCGGGTCTTCGGCGCGATGGACGGCGCGATCCGCGGGAACATGTTCCGGCAGGTGCAGCAGCGCTGGCTCGAATGGCAGAAGCTGTTCCTTTCGATCATCCCGTTCCCGGAGATCTCGGCGGCCCGCGCGATGCCGATGGCGATCGACGCGGTGCCGAACCCCGAGATCCACAACGGACTCGCGGTGCAGATGATCGACGAGGTTCGCCACTCCACGATCCAGATGAACCTCAAGAAGCTGTACATGAACAACTACATCGACCCGGCGGGCTTCGACATCACCGAAAAGGCGTTCGCGAACAACTACGCGGGCACCATCGGCCGCCAGTTCGGCGAGGGGTTCATCACCGGGGACGCGATCACCGCGGCCAACATCTATCTCACGGTCGTGGCCGAGACCGCGTTCACCAACACGCTGTTCGTCGCGATGCCCGACGAGGCCGCCGCCAACGGCGACTACCTGCTGCCGACGGTGTTCCACTCCGTGCAGTCCGACGAGTCGCGCCACATCAGCAACGGCTACTCGATCCTGCTGATGGCGCTGGCCGACGAGCGCAACCGGCCGCTGCTGGAGCGCGACCTGCGCTACGCGTGGTGGAACAACCACTGCGTCGTCGACGCGGCGATCGGCACGTTCA
Proteins encoded in this region:
- a CDS encoding metal-dependent hydrolase family protein — translated: MTRTVFTGATLIDGGSDAAVPDAAVVVEDGVFTYAGPAAARPSVPDERVVDLSGRTVLPGFFDCHVHFLMDSNADFRGKMLTNRPVVNVFERARRMRDTLHAGVTTARDLGGIEAGYRDAVEQGLIDGPRLHVALRLMSHTGGHADFRLPSGFDPSRLLGPFSEIVDNPDEVRAAARRLMAEGADVIKVCATGGVNSPSDQPEDEGLTVEEIAAIADEVRRHRGRPIAAHAQGAQGIKNALRGGVTSIEHGYLIDDEGIDLMLERGAYLVPTLSTFDIDPAAYTPAAYAKKQRLAETAMARLSEAVRRGVKVALGTDSGVGPHGRNLRELAHLVKLGMSPSEAIRAGTVNAAGLLGVEDRLGSISAGKIADFVVCEGDPLADIEVLGDPRAVSLVVQGGAVKKGSLEQFGFAVR
- a CDS encoding DoxX family protein; its protein translation is MPVPSSTIDKAAPVALGVFRVVIGLLFAAHGAASLFGVFGGAVGTNGGTVAAGAWPSWYAAVIQLVCGLLVAAGVFTRSAAFLASGSMAYAYFVVHQPDGLLPLQNHGESSALFCWAFLLLVFTGPGAVALGSLARHPAAPPDAATA
- a CDS encoding helix-turn-helix domain-containing protein translates to MLVDCAAVADGYEEWADDLADDVPRGEPPVVIVRRADTLSGDGLQRLTTLLTGWQGAPPDQAPAWVVVTLGDESAGSDVQGCLMPFFAHTVEVPPLRHRLDDLQRLVPHLLARHTANRPLTVSDACLRQLMRLPWAGNVRQLDQVLADAARRRRSGTIEVADLPAECRTFTRRQLTKLEAIERDAIVRSLAANRGNKEHAAADLGMSRATIYRKIRAFGIVPDHS